The Radiobacillus deserti genomic interval GAGAAAATAAAACTTTAGAGGTGAATGATTTTGAACTTGTATGGTCGCTATTAGAGATCCTTAAAGAAGGCACACTTGATGAAAAACATCAAGATATTCAAATTTGGAAAACAAAAATTAATATTAATAATGAAGAATTTGATAATCTAGTGTCGATTCTTAAGGATAATAATTTATTGATAAATTACCCGAATGATATTGAAGAATTTGAGTATGAATTTACTAAACGTCAGAATGATTTCCTAAGTAATTATGACAAAACATTGGGATCTATGGAATTATCAAATAAAATTAATAAAATTAAAGCTGTTATTATTGGTGCAGGAACAATTGGTTCAACTCTAGCAATTACATTGGCGAAACTTGGAGTAGGTGAGTTAATTCTAATTGATAATGATTCTGTACAATTAAGGAATATAAAACCGCAGTTACTCTTTGACTTAAATGATGTTAATAAAAAGAAGATAAAAGTAATTGAAAAAAGGATAAAGAACTCAGAACCTTATACCAAAATAACTACAATTGATAAAAAGGTTCTAGGGATAAATGATATCAGTTCATTAAATTTAGAAGGGTATCAATATATTTTTGGATGTTTTGACGATGCTACAGAGTCACTACATAATGATATTATTAAATTTTCCCAATCCAACGGAATAAAATATATACAAACAGGTTATTTTAACGACAATACGCTTGTCTCCAACTTATGTTCTCAAAATGGCCATAATAGTTTGAAAGAAAGTTACCGTGATTATTATACTCCTTATTACATTGGAGAAAATAGAGGAACAATAATACAAAGTTTAGCTGCTTCATTACTTATTAGTCGATTAATAATAGAAGATGTTTTTGATTTTGATCAGAATACAAAAAAACTAGACAATATCGATTTTGACTTCTTGGATATTAAAATTAATACTTCCAGGGAGGAAACTAATAATAAATTAATAGAAGTTGCACAGAAAATAATGCCACTAGATGAGAAAAAATTAAATAGAAAAATTAATTATATCCGTGAATATGTTGAAAATAATGAGACAGTTAATGAACAAATTGAAATGGAAATTACATCTATATACCAAGTATTTAACTTGTTACAAAGTGTATATAACTTAGAAGAGATTTCTTTAGAAAAACCATACTTAAAATTTATGGACTTTTTGTATTCTGTAGATAGTGATTTAGAGGAAGGTATAGAAAATTTATATTTAAGTTATAAAGATATAATTTCCAACATAATGGTTGAATATGATAATCGATCTTTACACATTTTCCATGCATTAGGTTTATTGAATGAAATTGAAGATTATACAAAAAAACAACAACTACAAGACGTTATTTACAAAGCTATATATAGTAATATCGATGAGATTATAAATTTACTTCTTAAATATAAATTACATTTCATTGAACATACTGACTTAAATGAGTATTTAGTTGAGGTTATTGGGATTAATAATTCTATTCTTTCTGCATTCAATTTAAGTGTACAAAAGCAATATAAATTTCTACTAGATCAAACTATGGAGACACTCTTCAAAGAATCTGATAAAGGGGACTATTTGCATTATTATAATAGAGGTCATTTTAGTGATTATTATGAAGCAAAAGAAATAATTATTGAATCTCTTCAAGGAGTAAGTGAATCTTTGTTACCTCCTGATTTTTTAGAACATATTGAGAGAATGCTTGAAAATAATTATGTTATTTTTGAAAATGATAGTACTAAGAGTGATATTAACCAAAATGTATATTTTCCTTCAATTAAAGAAAATATAATTGTCCTAAAGTTTGAGAATGACTGGGAAAGTTTTTTTACTGTATTTCATGAGTTAGGACATTCCTACTTTAATTTGTCTTATAAGGAATCTTTCTTTGATGATAGTTCACAAATTATCAATGAAATTGTAGCATATTATTTCGAAATAACGTGTATAAAGGCCATTTTAACTAATAACCAACTATCTGGTGAGTTTAAAGACGAACTAGCAGAACAATACATTGCAAGAATCCATAAAGTTGTATTAAACACATTTGGAATACATTTGTTAGAAAGTGAAATATTTGATTATATAAAGGATAATAGGACCTTTAATATTAAAGATTTTCTGGACATACGCAAAAAATTTGATAAACATAATATTTTTGAAAATGTTAAATTTAAAAATCAAGAGCATAGCTATCTAAATGTTTTTTTGAATTCTAATTTTATATTTGAACCATTTTCAAATATATTAGAACCAATATCATATTTTATAGCAGTATTTTTATTTGAAAATGGAAGTAATGAAAAGTATTCGACAATACTTCAAATTAAACAAAGATTAAATAATGGGGAAACTAGTCTAGAGCAATTCTTAAGTAGTTTTACAAATATGACAAATGAGGAACTACTTGAAGTCTCAGCAAAATACCTAAATTCACTAATATCTTATCTTAAAGAGATAAATATAAGAAAATAAATGTTGTAAGGAGTTCATAATGGTAAATGTTTTTAAAAATAGAAACTTTTCATTTCTATTCATTGGCAGGTTAATTACCAATCTAGGTGATAGTATATACGCTATTGCTGCTATGTGGTTAGTTTTTAATTTAACTAACGATCCATTTTATACTGGATTAGCTTCTGCAATAGTTTTTATACCACAATTGTTTGGGTTTATTTTTGGCCCTTTGGTAGATCGATTATCGTTAAAATTCACCTTAATCATAACTCAGGTTATGGAAGGTCTATTGATTCTATGTGTTCCTGTCGCAAGTTATTTTAATGTACTCAATGTTTGGATTGTCATAATTGTAATGTTCTTGGCTTCAGTGTTTAGTGAGATATCTTATCCAGCTCAATCTTCTATACTTCCAAGAATTTTGAAAGAAGAGGATTTAGTGCATGGAAACTCTTTAATGAGTTTTGCGTATCAGGGTATTGACTTTGCATTGACTGCAGTATCAGGATTATTGCTCGTTTACATTGGTGTTATTAACATTTATATAGTGGATTCGATTACTTTTATACTTGCAGGAATAATGTTTTTGAACATTAATATTAAAAATAACCAAAAAACAGATGATAAGAAAAGTAAAGCAGGTTTAAAAGAGATTATATCTAACTATAAAAAGGATTTAAAGGTTGGCTTGAATTTTGTTAAAAACTCATTTATTCCAAAATTATTAATTCCACTTGTGATCGCAAATGGACTGTTTGGGATGATTAATGCTATCTTACCAGCCTTCTCAATTTCCAAGGGTGGGGATGAATATTATGGTTATTATATGGCTGCATGGTCCGTGGGAATGCTATTAGGCTCATTAATTGCTCCTTTATTTCAAAAATTCCCTATAGGTAGAGTAATAATTTTATCTACATTTATTTCATTTATTATTTGGTTTGTTTCTTTTCTGAGTAACCCGGTATTATCTCTCATATTATTTGGTATTGCCAATGTAACATTAGGAATTGTAAATGTACTGATTTTTACAATGTTTCAAACCTTAATACCAGAAGAGTTACTCGGGAGAGTATTTGCAGTTATCTCCAGTATTTCTAGCATAGCTCTACCTTTTGGATCCATATTAGGTGGGTTTTTAGGAAGTATAATAGATTCAAGCTATGTTTATTTGATGGGTGCTATATCATTGTTATTTGTTTCGGTATATTGGATTGTTTATCCTAAATTAAGGAATTTACCATCCTATAATAAAATGAATAAAGAGAATTATATATTCTTTGAAAAAGGACAAGAAATTTCACAATAAAAAATTAAGTAAGATAGGAGTTACTTTATTATGAAAAAATTTCTAATTATATCAATTATAACGAGTTCTTTACTATCTATTAATCCCTTTAACCAATTTACTAATGAATACTTACCCGATGCAGTTCCTGACGAATTATTAAATTAATTATTTAGTTAGCGATAAACAAGAGCTTCCCCCTTCCATTTAAAAAACATAGATGCTTGTAATTTACTAATATAAAGCACTGGAAAGATTTAAATCCTAATCAATAGCCCGAGTATTAAATAACTGCGGTGAACCGTATCACAAGTGATAGTAAAACGGAAGTTTGAAATAACTTTTTAGTGATTTTGCATAAAAAAACAACGTATATAATAATTCATAGAATGGTAATGGAAATGGAGTGAGGGGAAATTGTCACTTTAATTATTTATCATGAGAGAATTATAAGAGTAAATGAAGTGAACATAACAAAAGCGTATAAATTATTTATCTCTAAGCTACCCTAAGTGACATGAAGAATTTACTGCTATTATTATCAACCATACTCATCTGCTTATTCCCAATCACCATACACGCCGAAAACATGATGACCGTAAAACTGACCAACTACATAGAGAATCCATCCAAGCTTAAAATCGAATTCAAAGGCGATTACAAATCCCTAGACCCAACTCTAACAATAAAGGAAGGAGTAGCCTATCAATTAACGATGAAAAAAGGGTCTCTCGTTCTTAAAGGGAAAAAGGAAAAACACACCTTTCAAGATTCTCTGATTCTAATCCCGGACAAATACGATGAGAACCATATTCTATACATAAATGACCGACCATATTTAGGTGCGATGGAATTCAGAGCGGAAGAGGATAACACGATTCGCCCCGTTAACCAGCTCCCATTGGAGGATTACTTAAAAGGTGTCGTTCCCTTTGAAGTCTATCCAACCTGGGACCTTGAAGCATTAAAAGCCCAAGCGCTAGCTGCAAGAACCTACGCGGCCTCTCATATTAACGAGGAAATTAACGACACAATCAGCTACCAAGTCTACGGCGGCTATACGTGGAAGGAGAAAACAACGAAGGCGGTGGAGGAAACGAAGGGGGAAGTCATTACCCATAAAGGGAAGCTAATCGAGGCTTTCTTTTCTGCGAGTAACGGAGGTGTGACAGAAAGTAATAAAAACGTTTGGGGTGGAAAAGCGCAGTCTTATTTTCCAATTAAGAAGGATCCTTATGATCCAATCGAGCCTTGGGAGTTCACGTTACACCGAACCCAAATTGATTTAAATACCATTGATTGGGATGCTTTTGACTGGTGGGACGCATTACAGGAAAAGGATAAAGACATTTCGGAATCCATGAAGCGCTACTTAAAAGGAAAGGGCTATTCCGGGGATTTGAAAATCCTGGCCATACCGAAATTCGAGCTCGCAGAAAAGCAACTTTCCTCGGAGCGGAGTGTAAAGGGATCGTTGACTGTTGAGTTTATGGAAAGATTGTTTGATGGCACCGTTTTGTTTCATCGATATAATCTAACCAACGTGAATCTAAATAAAATACGTCCCATGATTGGCGGAACAATTTTTAAGAGTTATCTGATTGATTCGCTTGAAGCAGATAAGGAAAGCTATACGATGAAAGGAAGAGGCTTTGGCCACGGTGTCGGCATGAGTCAGTGGGGGGCACAAGGGATGGCGGAAAGCGGGAAGTCTTATCGAGAGATTATCCAGTTTTATTATCCTGGAACGAAAATTACACCATTTGATAAGTAAGAGAATAGCCACGGAGATAAAATCTCTCTGTGGCTTTTTTCGTAAGACACATCCATGAATTACGGTTATAGGTTCAGTGTACATGCTCTCCTTCATACACTTTCAAGTAGGACTGGTATTCCATTTGAGCTACTGGAAAGGGAGGATATGCATGCAGATTCATGTGGTACAACGAGGGGAAACGCTATGGCGAATAGCTCAGACCTATAACTCCTCTACTCAACATATAGTGCAAGCCAACCAAATCCCAGACCCTAACCAGCTGGTGGTAGGGCAGGCATTAGTGATACCGATTTGGGGAAGCTTTTACTGGGTACAACCGGGGGATACATTATGGGCAATAGGGCAGCGGTTCGGGATTCCATATACGACGATTGCTCAAATGAATCAAATCAATCCTAATGCTCCATTACCGATTGGACTCCGTCTCTTTATACCACCTATTCCGAAAAGAAACGCAGAAATTAATGCGTATATCGAGCCGAGAGGAACGACGGTTAGTGACGCTCTGCTACGAGATGCGAGAGCTAGTGCTCCTTATTTGACGTATCTTGCTCCGTTTAGCTATCAAGTAAGAAGAGATGGCACGCTCCAGTCGATGCCTTTAGAAGGAATTCCAGAGATTGCAGAAGAATCGGGAGCTTCCTTAATGATGGTGGTTACGAATTTAGAGGGTGGACAGTTTAGTGGCGAGCTGGGAAAAGATATTCTCCAGAGTCGTGCGGTTCAGGATTTGCTACTCGATAACATTATTGCGGAAGCGAGACGGGTTGGTAAATTTACGGATGTGCACTTTGACTTTGAGTTTTTACCAGGAGACCAACGAGAAGCTTACAACAGCTTTTTACGAAGAGCTGCTGAACGATTGCGCAATGAAGGCTTGTTAATCTCGAGTGCCTTGGCACCAAAGACAAGAGCAGATCAACCTGGTCAATGGTATGAAGCGCATGATTATCGAGCGCACGGTGAGATTGTGGATTTTGTCGTGCTCATGACCTATGAGTGGGGGTATTCGGGTGGTCCTCCGATGGCAGTTTCTCCGATTGGACCGGTAGAAAAGGTGCTGCAGTACGCGCTGACAGAAATGCCAGCCTCTAAAATTATGATGGGTCAAAATCTGTATGGCTATGACTGGACATTGCCTTATGTAGAAGGTGGGCCATACGCTCGGTCCGTTAGTCCACAGCGAGCAATTGAGCTGGCAAAGCAATATGGTGTACCGATACAATACGATGTGCAAGCACAGGCACCGCACTTTGACTATGTAGATGAGCAAGGGAAGTCACACAAAGTATGGTTTGAGGATGCTCGTTCGATACAGGCGAAGTTTGACCTTCTCAAGCGGCTAGGGTTGCGTGGCGTAAGCTATTGGAAGCTTGGCTTGCCGTTTCCGCAGAATTGGTTGTTGATTGCAGAGAATTTTAACGTCGTGAAGCGATAATGATAGGGACACTTCTTTTAAAGAGGTGTCCCCTTTTTGTTCAATCCCTTCGCCAAGCCTTTCCTAAGCAATCATGTTAAAATAAAATCGTTCATAACCTACATCAACAAGAAGGTGTCTTACCTTGAGATTTTTTGAAAAATATAATGTATTACTAATAGGGTTTATCTTTTTTACCGGGATTATGGGGACAAGGCCGTTGATTCCACTACTCGCTAGTCAGCTAGGGGCTAGTGTTGCAGAGATTGGGGTTATCGTGGCGCTGTACCCGTTATTTCCGTTTTTCTTAGCGATTAAAATGGGACAGATTGTCGATCGTGCCGGGTATAAGCGACCAATTGTCGCTAGTACCTTCGTTGGTGCGCTCGCTATTTTACTTCCATTCGTAAATGCGAGTATATGGTCGATTCTCCTTTCACAAATTTTAGCTGGGATTTCGCACACCGTGTTTGCTGTATCTGCGCAAACCTTAGCCAGTGCCAGCAAGTCGCATGATGAACGAGAGAAAAGTATTATGCTGTTCAGTATCGGGGTTGCGCTAGGAAGCTTCTTAGGACCGATGCTTGGAGGGCTTTTTGCAGATATATGGGATTACGCGGTCGCGTTCGGATTGTTAAGTGGTGTTTCGGTGCTCTCCGCATGCTTCACGCTGTTTATTAAGTCGGATTCGCATCGAGAGGCTACGAGAAAGTCGACCAAGCTGAAGCAGTCCTTGTCCTTATTAAAGATTAAAAATCTTCGAGTTGCTTTTTTAGTCAGTATTCTCATTATATTAGGAAAAGACATTTACACGGCTTATTTCCCATTGTTAGGGGTGGAATTTGGTTTATCAGATGCCACGATTGGCTTCATCATTTCTTTAAACGCTGCAGGTGGAATTTTAATTCGTTGGCTGATTCCTTATCTTCTTTCCAATTTTAGTAGAACCAAAATTATCATGGGTTCCATTGTAGTATCAGGTGTATTTTTCTTTGCCTTGCCGTTTTTCGAAAGTGCGATGATTCTGGCGATTTTATCCTTTATAGTCGGGCTTGGCTCAGGACTTGGACAACCATTATCGATTTCAACGACGGCGGATTCACTCCCACAGGATAGAATTGGCGAAGGGCTTGGTTTACGCTTAACGGCTAACCGGCTAACGCAAATTTCTGCTCCGATTCTATTTGGAGCAGTTGCCCATGTAGCGAGTGTTGCTGGTGTCTTCTTTATCGTCGGTGTCCTTACTGTCTTTGGCGGGACGAAAGCAAGAGTGCCGGATGTGTAAAATAGAAGTTTTATGCCAGAAGACCGCTACTTTTTGGCAATTCCATCCTGTTATAATGGGAATAGGAAGTGGGGAGATGTAATGAGAGAAAATATATTAAAAGAGCTAAAAACTATAATCCTTAACGTTCTAAAAGAAGAAAATGTGAAGGTTTATCTTTTTGGTTCCTGGGCTCGCCAGGAGGAAAAGAATAGCTCTGATATCGATATTGCAGTAGAATCGCGTTCCCAAATCTCCCTATCAAAATGGGCGGAATTACTTGAAAAGGTGGAGGAATCCACCATTCCATATCACGTTGACATTGTGAACATGGACGATGCAAGTATGGAATTGAAAGAAAATGTGAGGAAGGAGGGGGTAGAATGGAAAGATTGCAGCAAAGAATAAAATCAGCCGAAAAACCACTATCTGCCTTCTCTGAACTTGTGGATGTAAAAGAACCAACTACTGTTGAGCGTGACGCCCTGATCCAGCGATTCAAGTTCTCATCTGAAATTTGCTTTAAAACTGCCAAGCAGTTCTTATATGATAAAAAGGGAATTGATGCTGCATCGCCTAAGGGAGTAATCAGAAGCTTGAGAGAGAATTCTATCCTGAATGAAGAAGAAGCAATCAAAGGAATTAGAATGGTAGATGACCGGAATTTAACAGTTCATACGTACAATGAGGAAGTTGCACTAAAAATACAGGCTAGCTTAAAAGACTACTATCTATTATTATTGACTATCATAGAACGAATGAAAGCTAGCATTTAAAACACATCCTAAAAAACTAGTTGACAGACAATTCAAACATGCGTTATTGTTAGTAGCAACAAATAAAT includes:
- a CDS encoding nucleotidyltransferase family protein; the encoded protein is MRENILKELKTIILNVLKEENVKVYLFGSWARQEEKNSSDIDIAVESRSQISLSKWAELLEKVEESTIPYHVDIVNMDDASMELKENVRKEGVEWKDCSKE
- a CDS encoding HI0074 family nucleotidyltransferase substrate-binding subunit, producing MERLQQRIKSAEKPLSAFSELVDVKEPTTVERDALIQRFKFSSEICFKTAKQFLYDKKGIDAASPKGVIRSLRENSILNEEEAIKGIRMVDDRNLTVHTYNEEVALKIQASLKDYYLLLLTIIERMKASI
- a CDS encoding MFS transporter, coding for MVNVFKNRNFSFLFIGRLITNLGDSIYAIAAMWLVFNLTNDPFYTGLASAIVFIPQLFGFIFGPLVDRLSLKFTLIITQVMEGLLILCVPVASYFNVLNVWIVIIVMFLASVFSEISYPAQSSILPRILKEEDLVHGNSLMSFAYQGIDFALTAVSGLLLVYIGVINIYIVDSITFILAGIMFLNINIKNNQKTDDKKSKAGLKEIISNYKKDLKVGLNFVKNSFIPKLLIPLVIANGLFGMINAILPAFSISKGGDEYYGYYMAAWSVGMLLGSLIAPLFQKFPIGRVIILSTFISFIIWFVSFLSNPVLSLILFGIANVTLGIVNVLIFTMFQTLIPEELLGRVFAVISSISSIALPFGSILGGFLGSIIDSSYVYLMGAISLLFVSVYWIVYPKLRNLPSYNKMNKENYIFFEKGQEISQ
- a CDS encoding SpoIID/LytB domain-containing protein yields the protein MKNLLLLLSTILICLFPITIHAENMMTVKLTNYIENPSKLKIEFKGDYKSLDPTLTIKEGVAYQLTMKKGSLVLKGKKEKHTFQDSLILIPDKYDENHILYINDRPYLGAMEFRAEEDNTIRPVNQLPLEDYLKGVVPFEVYPTWDLEALKAQALAARTYAASHINEEINDTISYQVYGGYTWKEKTTKAVEETKGEVITHKGKLIEAFFSASNGGVTESNKNVWGGKAQSYFPIKKDPYDPIEPWEFTLHRTQIDLNTIDWDAFDWWDALQEKDKDISESMKRYLKGKGYSGDLKILAIPKFELAEKQLSSERSVKGSLTVEFMERLFDGTVLFHRYNLTNVNLNKIRPMIGGTIFKSYLIDSLEADKESYTMKGRGFGHGVGMSQWGAQGMAESGKSYREIIQFYYPGTKITPFDK
- a CDS encoding glycoside hydrolase family 18 protein, which codes for MQIHVVQRGETLWRIAQTYNSSTQHIVQANQIPDPNQLVVGQALVIPIWGSFYWVQPGDTLWAIGQRFGIPYTTIAQMNQINPNAPLPIGLRLFIPPIPKRNAEINAYIEPRGTTVSDALLRDARASAPYLTYLAPFSYQVRRDGTLQSMPLEGIPEIAEESGASLMMVVTNLEGGQFSGELGKDILQSRAVQDLLLDNIIAEARRVGKFTDVHFDFEFLPGDQREAYNSFLRRAAERLRNEGLLISSALAPKTRADQPGQWYEAHDYRAHGEIVDFVVLMTYEWGYSGGPPMAVSPIGPVEKVLQYALTEMPASKIMMGQNLYGYDWTLPYVEGGPYARSVSPQRAIELAKQYGVPIQYDVQAQAPHFDYVDEQGKSHKVWFEDARSIQAKFDLLKRLGLRGVSYWKLGLPFPQNWLLIAENFNVVKR
- a CDS encoding ThiF family adenylyltransferase encodes the protein MKLRNSLNFRGYPERREIEYYDGENKTLEVNDFELVWSLLEILKEGTLDEKHQDIQIWKTKININNEEFDNLVSILKDNNLLINYPNDIEEFEYEFTKRQNDFLSNYDKTLGSMELSNKINKIKAVIIGAGTIGSTLAITLAKLGVGELILIDNDSVQLRNIKPQLLFDLNDVNKKKIKVIEKRIKNSEPYTKITTIDKKVLGINDISSLNLEGYQYIFGCFDDATESLHNDIIKFSQSNGIKYIQTGYFNDNTLVSNLCSQNGHNSLKESYRDYYTPYYIGENRGTIIQSLAASLLISRLIIEDVFDFDQNTKKLDNIDFDFLDIKINTSREETNNKLIEVAQKIMPLDEKKLNRKINYIREYVENNETVNEQIEMEITSIYQVFNLLQSVYNLEEISLEKPYLKFMDFLYSVDSDLEEGIENLYLSYKDIISNIMVEYDNRSLHIFHALGLLNEIEDYTKKQQLQDVIYKAIYSNIDEIINLLLKYKLHFIEHTDLNEYLVEVIGINNSILSAFNLSVQKQYKFLLDQTMETLFKESDKGDYLHYYNRGHFSDYYEAKEIIIESLQGVSESLLPPDFLEHIERMLENNYVIFENDSTKSDINQNVYFPSIKENIIVLKFENDWESFFTVFHELGHSYFNLSYKESFFDDSSQIINEIVAYYFEITCIKAILTNNQLSGEFKDELAEQYIARIHKVVLNTFGIHLLESEIFDYIKDNRTFNIKDFLDIRKKFDKHNIFENVKFKNQEHSYLNVFLNSNFIFEPFSNILEPISYFIAVFLFENGSNEKYSTILQIKQRLNNGETSLEQFLSSFTNMTNEELLEVSAKYLNSLISYLKEINIRK
- a CDS encoding MFS transporter, with amino-acid sequence MRFFEKYNVLLIGFIFFTGIMGTRPLIPLLASQLGASVAEIGVIVALYPLFPFFLAIKMGQIVDRAGYKRPIVASTFVGALAILLPFVNASIWSILLSQILAGISHTVFAVSAQTLASASKSHDEREKSIMLFSIGVALGSFLGPMLGGLFADIWDYAVAFGLLSGVSVLSACFTLFIKSDSHREATRKSTKLKQSLSLLKIKNLRVAFLVSILIILGKDIYTAYFPLLGVEFGLSDATIGFIISLNAAGGILIRWLIPYLLSNFSRTKIIMGSIVVSGVFFFALPFFESAMILAILSFIVGLGSGLGQPLSISTTADSLPQDRIGEGLGLRLTANRLTQISAPILFGAVAHVASVAGVFFIVGVLTVFGGTKARVPDV